From Bacillus sp. FSL K6-3431, the proteins below share one genomic window:
- a CDS encoding ribonucleotide-diphosphate reductase subunit beta, with translation MSQILTKVKILEPVNPNKSTALFGGKASGILNWNDIAYPHFYTHREQIRALFWRASEVDMTQDTKQFSTLSKEEQSAFLKIIGLLATLDGPQTDIAGRISHLSTDPSVKSIMATIADQESEHNHSYAYVLSSVATLDKQNESFQTGRKDEVLLKRNERIMEVYNEFAENPTIDHLLKAMVYTTLLEGLFFYSGFAFFYNLARNQKMVGTSTMISYINRDELQHGRFISDLFRATLSENPTYNTTEFTNWVYDQFRHSVEQETIWSKYVLSGIDGIDLTEMEGYIKYRANKMLRLLGLSDIYEGYSDNPMKWIRAYVDNFDDTKTDFFEQKSRQYTKTSDLNGFDEL, from the coding sequence TTGTCACAAATTCTAACTAAAGTAAAAATCTTAGAACCGGTTAACCCTAATAAATCAACGGCCCTTTTTGGTGGTAAAGCAAGTGGTATTTTAAACTGGAATGATATCGCCTATCCACACTTTTACACACATCGGGAACAAATCCGCGCATTATTTTGGCGTGCTAGTGAAGTGGATATGACACAAGACACAAAACAATTTTCAACATTGTCAAAGGAAGAACAAAGTGCTTTTTTAAAGATTATCGGATTACTTGCCACTTTAGATGGACCTCAAACAGATATTGCTGGGAGAATCTCACATCTTTCTACTGATCCATCTGTAAAATCAATCATGGCCACCATCGCAGACCAGGAAAGCGAGCATAATCATAGCTATGCTTATGTCCTATCTTCAGTGGCAACACTGGATAAGCAAAATGAGTCATTCCAAACAGGCAGAAAAGACGAAGTCCTTCTTAAACGTAATGAGCGGATTATGGAAGTGTACAATGAATTTGCCGAAAACCCAACGATTGATCATTTATTAAAAGCAATGGTATACACTACCCTACTTGAAGGTTTATTCTTTTATTCTGGGTTTGCGTTTTTCTATAATCTAGCAAGAAATCAAAAAATGGTTGGGACATCCACTATGATCTCTTACATCAACCGTGATGAATTACAGCATGGAAGATTTATCAGTGATCTATTCCGCGCTACACTGTCTGAAAACCCTACCTACAACACAACTGAGTTTACTAATTGGGTATATGATCAATTCCGCCATTCCGTTGAACAAGAAACTATTTGGAGTAAATATGTTCTTTCAGGAATTGATGGAATCGATCTTACTGAAATGGAAGGTTATATTAAATATCGCGCTAATAAAATGTTACGTCTATTAGGTTTAAGTGATATTTATGAAGGTTATTCAGATAACCCAATGAAATGGATCCGTGCTTACGTAGATAACTTCGATGATACAAAAACAGATTTCTTTGAACAAAAATCAAGACAATATACGAAAACAAGTGACTTAAACGGTTTTGATGAACTATGA
- the cspD gene encoding cold-shock protein CspD produces MATGTVKWFNSEKGFGFIEVEGGNDVFVHFSAIQGEGYKSLDEGQQVEFEIVEGQRGPQAENVVKL; encoded by the coding sequence ATGGCAACAGGAACAGTAAAATGGTTTAACAGTGAAAAAGGATTCGGTTTCATCGAAGTTGAAGGCGGAAATGATGTATTCGTACATTTCAGCGCTATTCAAGGAGAAGGTTACAAATCACTTGACGAAGGTCAACAAGTTGAATTTGAAATCGTTGAAGGACAACGTGGCCCACAAGCAGAAAACGTTGTTAAACTATAA
- the ku gene encoding non-homologous end joining protein Ku, translating to MHTMWKGSISFGLVNIPIKLHAATEDKDVKFRSLHKECHTPIKYEKICPVCEKELDIKEIVKGYEIAKGKFVIIDEKEIKELSGANEEKAVEIIDFIKMDEIDPIYYNRSYYMSPDGGTKAYGLLRKALMQSEKAGIAKIIIRSKEQLAVIRVFEGILLMETIHYPDEVRKAADVPNIPTADEVSKKEIDTAILLIDQLTTTFEPEKYHDEYRSQLLELIEAKKNGKEMIAVKQKEPAANMTELMAALQASIDKTKPKTAKQPARKKAATKKGVAK from the coding sequence GTGCATACAATGTGGAAAGGCAGTATTAGCTTTGGATTAGTAAATATTCCAATAAAACTCCATGCTGCCACAGAGGATAAAGATGTAAAATTTCGATCGCTTCATAAAGAATGCCATACACCTATTAAGTATGAGAAAATATGCCCGGTCTGTGAAAAAGAACTAGACATAAAAGAAATTGTGAAAGGCTATGAAATAGCTAAGGGAAAGTTTGTCATAATTGACGAGAAGGAAATAAAAGAACTAAGTGGCGCGAACGAGGAGAAGGCTGTAGAAATTATTGATTTTATCAAGATGGATGAAATAGATCCGATCTATTATAACCGCAGTTATTATATGTCTCCAGACGGTGGTACAAAAGCATATGGACTCCTACGCAAAGCGCTTATGCAGTCAGAGAAGGCTGGTATTGCTAAAATAATAATACGTTCAAAAGAACAACTTGCGGTAATTAGAGTATTTGAAGGAATATTGCTAATGGAAACCATTCATTACCCTGATGAGGTAAGGAAAGCGGCTGATGTTCCTAATATACCGACTGCAGATGAAGTCTCTAAAAAAGAAATCGATACAGCTATTTTATTAATTGATCAGCTGACAACCACTTTTGAACCAGAAAAATACCATGACGAATATAGATCTCAACTTCTTGAGCTTATTGAAGCGAAGAAAAATGGGAAAGAGATGATAGCGGTCAAACAAAAAGAACCAGCAGCAAATATGACAGAACTGATGGCTGCATTGCAAGCTTCGATTGACAAAACAAAACCAAAAACAGCAAAACAGCCAGCACGTAAAAAAGCTGCAACGAAAAAAGGAGTAGCAAAATAA
- a CDS encoding phosphatase PAP2 family protein, with translation MHKRKIGLFFILVVGIGLFTSISLTINSEFIKQFDMLIIDSVQGMISTPLTSIMLFITFLGSVKGVIIITVICAGIFCMSRNYLLGVYLIISVGVGAGAFNRLLKAHFHRDRPDLLRIVHEHGFSFPSGHAMGSVILFGGIFYVIYRLIGSNRKTLILFMIAGIFILSIGLSRIYLGVHYPSDIIAGYAAGSVWVVLSVIIFRLYDKNVESFK, from the coding sequence ATGCATAAACGAAAAATAGGATTATTCTTCATTTTAGTAGTTGGTATTGGATTATTTACATCAATCTCATTGACAATAAATAGTGAATTTATTAAGCAATTTGATATGTTGATCATTGACAGTGTGCAAGGAATGATATCGACTCCTTTAACTTCCATTATGCTTTTTATAACTTTTTTGGGTTCTGTTAAAGGAGTTATCATTATAACCGTTATTTGTGCTGGTATTTTTTGTATGAGCCGTAATTATTTATTAGGTGTTTATTTAATTATTTCTGTAGGGGTAGGAGCAGGGGCGTTTAACCGCCTATTGAAAGCACATTTTCATCGTGATAGGCCTGATCTGTTACGTATTGTTCATGAACATGGTTTTAGTTTTCCAAGCGGTCATGCAATGGGTTCAGTTATTTTATTCGGTGGAATTTTCTATGTCATATATAGGCTAATTGGGAGTAATCGCAAGACTTTGATTTTATTTATGATTGCAGGTATATTCATTCTGAGCATTGGCTTAAGTCGTATCTATCTAGGTGTTCATTATCCAAGTGATATAATCGCAGGATATGCAGCAGGAAGTGTGTGGGTGGTGTTAAGTGTGATTATTTTTCGATTATATGATAAAAATGTTGAAAGTTTTAAATAA